In Halorhabdus tiamatea SARL4B, a genomic segment contains:
- a CDS encoding ABC transporter permease, whose translation MIRGTLPVAIRILRGLRGDRRTLGLVVVVPVFIIYLFSEVFARPEPVTPILLGVFVFFLTYILTAIGFLRERTAGTLERVLVSPISRSGFVLGYVLGYGVLAAIQSVILLTSAIVFLETSFANGLALFVLVELLGAFSALGIGVVLSLFARTEFQAIQFIPLVISPQVILGGTFTPVETLPVYLEWPARAMPITYLIDAMEYVILDGGSQTDFVTALGVLALMSIATIGLATLTIR comes from the coding sequence ATGATCCGCGGAACCCTCCCGGTCGCGATCCGTATCCTCCGCGGGTTACGGGGTGATCGGCGGACGCTCGGACTCGTCGTGGTCGTCCCCGTGTTCATCATCTATCTCTTCAGTGAAGTCTTCGCCCGTCCCGAACCTGTCACGCCGATCCTGTTGGGTGTGTTCGTGTTCTTCCTGACGTACATTCTGACGGCGATCGGGTTCCTTCGGGAGCGAACGGCCGGGACGCTCGAACGGGTGCTTGTTTCGCCGATCTCTCGCAGCGGGTTCGTCCTGGGGTACGTCCTCGGCTACGGCGTCCTCGCCGCGATCCAGTCCGTGATTCTGTTGACCTCGGCGATCGTCTTCCTGGAGACGAGTTTTGCGAACGGCCTCGCGCTGTTCGTACTCGTCGAGTTGCTGGGGGCGTTCTCGGCGCTCGGGATCGGCGTGGTGTTGTCGCTGTTCGCCCGCACCGAGTTCCAGGCGATCCAGTTCATCCCCCTGGTCATCTCCCCGCAGGTCATCCTCGGTGGCACCTTCACGCCGGTCGAGACGTTGCCGGTGTATCTCGAGTGGCCGGCCAGAGCGATGCCGATAACGTACCTCATCGACGCGATGGAATACGTCATCCTGGATGGGGGGAGTCAGACGGACTTCGTCACGGCACTGGGCGTGCTCGCACTCATGTCGATAGCGACGATCGGTCTGGCGACGCTGACGATACGCTGA
- a CDS encoding ABC transporter ATP-binding protein — translation MSRVDSEVILDGLEKTFGDTTALRGIDLELAEPSIVGIAGPNGSGKTTLLRCLLGVETPTAGEARIDGTAARTLGAADRARIGYMPQHRALYEDLTVRENLAFFARLYGVENRADAIERALSTVSLAERAESRIASLSGGMIRRASLACAFVHDPALLVLDEPTVGLDPELRASMWDAFRDRRDGGATILVSTHYLAEASQCDQVLFLRDGRVLAFDDPESHRERTGTNSMEAAFLALLEAEL, via the coding sequence ATGTCACGGGTTGATTCAGAGGTCATCCTCGATGGTCTGGAAAAGACCTTCGGGGATACAACGGCGCTCCGGGGTATCGATCTCGAACTCGCCGAGCCGTCGATCGTGGGAATCGCCGGCCCGAACGGGTCGGGAAAGACGACACTCCTTCGCTGTCTGCTCGGGGTGGAAACGCCGACGGCCGGCGAGGCACGGATCGACGGAACGGCGGCCCGAACGCTCGGCGCGGCCGATCGCGCTCGGATCGGGTACATGCCACAGCACCGGGCACTCTACGAGGACCTCACCGTGCGAGAGAACCTGGCGTTTTTCGCGCGACTGTACGGCGTCGAGAACCGTGCGGATGCCATCGAGCGTGCACTCTCGACGGTGTCGCTGGCCGAGCGGGCCGAAAGCCGGATCGCGTCCCTCTCGGGCGGGATGATCAGACGCGCGAGCCTCGCGTGTGCCTTCGTCCACGATCCTGCACTCCTCGTCCTCGACGAACCGACTGTCGGCCTCGATCCGGAACTCCGGGCATCGATGTGGGACGCGTTCCGTGATCGACGCGACGGTGGGGCGACGATCCTGGTTTCGACGCATTACCTCGCGGAGGCCTCCCAGTGTGATCAGGTGCTCTTTCTGCGGGACGGTCGCGTACTCGCGTTCGACGACCCCGAGTCCCACCGCGAGCGCACCGGCACAAATTCGATGGAAGCGGCGTTTCTCGCCTTGCTCGAGGCGGAGTTATGA
- a CDS encoding helix-turn-helix domain-containing protein — protein MKHAQVRTSPDPDRTPPIFQLIAEAPFVTETRLVEWSLTERPTALFVVEGNRERLRTELETLSGVTWDLAPIEPGRTYLRAGIDPGPLLASVLSAIRTAGVIVVKPIVYRDGYVSVRLVGDAEQLQSLLDAMPDGAEVTLEGIRSGAPTRPEPATVLSDRQREAVRTALDLGYYDQPRGATHADVAEALGCSSSTASEHLQKGEAALIRSRFETA, from the coding sequence ATGAAGCACGCCCAGGTGCGAACGTCTCCGGATCCGGACCGCACGCCGCCGATCTTCCAGTTGATCGCCGAGGCACCGTTCGTCACGGAGACGCGGCTGGTCGAGTGGAGTCTGACCGAGCGGCCGACGGCGCTGTTCGTCGTCGAGGGAAATCGGGAGCGGCTTCGGACCGAACTCGAGACGCTATCGGGGGTGACCTGGGACCTCGCCCCGATCGAGCCCGGACGGACGTATCTCCGGGCCGGTATCGACCCTGGACCGCTCCTCGCGTCGGTCCTGTCCGCGATTCGGACGGCGGGAGTCATCGTCGTCAAACCGATCGTCTACCGGGACGGTTACGTGTCCGTCCGACTCGTCGGCGACGCGGAGCAACTCCAGAGCCTGCTGGACGCGATGCCCGACGGTGCCGAGGTCACACTCGAAGGGATCAGATCCGGCGCGCCGACGCGTCCCGAACCCGCGACGGTACTCAGCGATCGCCAGCGGGAGGCAGTCCGGACGGCACTCGATCTTGGCTACTACGACCAGCCACGTGGCGCAACACACGCCGACGTGGCCGAGGCACTGGGCTGTTCGTCGAGTACCGCGAGCGAGCACCTCCAGAAGGGCGAAGCGGCACTCATCCGTTCGCGCTTCGAAACGGCCTGA
- a CDS encoding aminotransferase class V-fold PLP-dependent enzyme has product MDLDALRDDIPVLDEVAYLNTGASSPAPRSVVEATTDWIEYHNFEAPTDEGIYPHAWDSYEAARETIAPFLGVPPETIALTGSTVHGINLIVSSIDWQPGDVVVRTDLEHPAGTLPFDRMADLHGIDVRTLETTDGRIDLDELRTAVEDARLLAMSSVTWSHGTRLPVEEAVDIAHDAGARVLIDAVQSPGQRPVDFESWGADFVAGSGHKWLLGPWGAGFLYVAPDAIDALTPRQIGYRSVEDPSASPFEYKPGAARFELGTASPAPHVGLAAAIDLLESIGMETVQTRIERLTDRLKDGLGDRLMSPREYESGLVTFAADDPEATVERLADAGVVVRSLPFPEAVRASVHGFNTAADIDRLLDGL; this is encoded by the coding sequence ATGGACCTCGACGCGCTTCGCGACGACATTCCCGTCCTTGATGAGGTCGCGTACCTGAACACCGGTGCGAGCAGCCCCGCCCCACGGTCGGTCGTCGAAGCGACGACGGACTGGATCGAATATCACAACTTCGAGGCCCCGACTGACGAGGGGATCTACCCGCACGCCTGGGACAGCTACGAGGCGGCCCGCGAGACCATCGCCCCGTTTCTGGGTGTCCCGCCGGAAACCATCGCCCTCACCGGCAGCACCGTCCACGGCATCAACTTGATCGTCTCGTCGATCGACTGGCAACCCGGCGACGTCGTCGTCCGGACCGACCTCGAACACCCAGCGGGCACCCTCCCGTTCGACCGCATGGCTGACCTCCACGGGATCGACGTCCGCACGCTCGAAACTACCGACGGTCGGATCGACCTCGACGAACTCCGGACGGCCGTCGAGGACGCTCGACTGCTCGCGATGAGTTCCGTCACCTGGAGTCACGGCACCCGGTTGCCGGTCGAGGAAGCGGTCGACATCGCCCACGACGCAGGCGCGCGCGTCCTGATCGACGCTGTCCAGTCGCCGGGGCAGCGACCCGTCGACTTCGAGTCGTGGGGCGCGGACTTCGTCGCCGGCTCTGGCCACAAGTGGCTGCTGGGGCCCTGGGGCGCTGGCTTCCTCTATGTCGCGCCGGATGCGATCGACGCACTCACCCCGCGACAGATCGGCTACCGGAGCGTCGAGGATCCGTCAGCGTCTCCGTTCGAGTACAAGCCTGGGGCCGCCCGGTTCGAACTCGGGACGGCCTCGCCCGCCCCGCACGTCGGCCTCGCCGCGGCGATCGACCTGCTGGAGTCGATCGGGATGGAAACTGTGCAAACCCGGATCGAACGACTGACCGACCGGCTGAAAGACGGCCTCGGCGATCGGCTCATGAGTCCCCGAGAGTACGAGTCGGGCCTGGTCACGTTCGCGGCCGACGATCCCGAGGCGACGGTCGAGCGACTGGCAGACGCTGGTGTTGTCGTTCGCTCACTCCCGTTTCCGGAGGCAGTCCGAGCTTCGGTTCACGGGTTCAACACCGCGGCGGATATTGACCGGCTACTCGACGGTCTGTGA
- the rpsJ gene encoding 30S ribosomal protein S10 yields the protein MMQQARVRLAGTSPADLDDICDDVQEIANKTGVELSGPVPLPTKTLEVPARKSPDGEGTATWEHWEMRVHKRLIDIDADERALRQLMRIQVPNDVSIEIVLED from the coding sequence ATAATGCAGCAAGCACGCGTCCGTCTCGCCGGGACGAGCCCCGCAGACCTGGACGACATCTGCGACGACGTCCAGGAGATCGCGAACAAGACCGGTGTCGAGCTGTCCGGTCCGGTGCCGCTCCCGACGAAGACGCTCGAAGTTCCCGCCCGAAAGTCCCCGGACGGTGAGGGGACCGCCACGTGGGAGCACTGGGAGATGCGCGTCCACAAGCGTCTGATCGACATCGACGCCGACGAACGTGCGCTCCGCCAGCTGATGCGCATCCAGGTTCCGAACGACGTCTCGATCGAGATCGTCCTCGAGGACTGA
- the tuf gene encoding translation elongation factor EF-1 subunit alpha encodes MSEDTAHQNLAIIGHVDHGKSTLVGRLLFETGSVPEHVIEQHREEAEEKGKGGFEFAYVMDNLAEERERGVTIDIAHQEFDTEEYNFTIVDCPGHRDFVKNMITGASQADNAVLVVAADDGVQPQTQEHVFLARTLGIDELIVAVNKMDLVDYEQNRYDEVVEEVKDLLKQVQFNTEDASFIPSSAFEGDNVEHASDNMPWYDGPTILEALNDLPEPEPPTDAPLRLPIQDVYTISGIGTVPVGRIETGQMFPGDDVSFQPSDVGGEVKTVEMHHEEVDSAGPGDNVGFNVRGIGKDDIRRGDVCGPADDPPTVAETFQAQIVVMQHPSVITAGYTPVFHAHTAQVACTIESLDAKIDPSSGEVAEENPDFIESGDAAKVTIRPQKPLSIEAAGDIPELGSFAIRDMGQTIAAGQVLSVDERE; translated from the coding sequence ATGAGTGAGGATACAGCACACCAGAACCTCGCCATCATCGGACACGTCGACCACGGGAAGTCCACTCTCGTCGGTCGACTGCTGTTCGAGACTGGCAGCGTTCCGGAGCACGTCATCGAGCAGCACCGAGAGGAAGCCGAAGAGAAGGGCAAGGGCGGCTTCGAGTTCGCCTACGTCATGGACAACCTCGCCGAGGAGCGCGAGCGTGGTGTCACCATCGACATCGCCCACCAGGAGTTCGACACGGAGGAGTACAACTTCACCATCGTCGACTGTCCGGGCCACCGTGACTTCGTGAAGAACATGATCACGGGCGCGTCCCAGGCCGACAACGCCGTCCTCGTGGTCGCCGCCGACGACGGCGTCCAGCCCCAGACCCAGGAGCACGTCTTCCTGGCCCGCACCCTGGGTATCGACGAGCTCATCGTCGCGGTCAACAAGATGGACCTCGTCGACTACGAGCAGAACCGCTACGACGAGGTCGTCGAGGAAGTCAAGGATCTGCTCAAGCAGGTCCAGTTCAACACCGAGGACGCGAGCTTCATCCCCTCCTCGGCGTTCGAGGGTGACAACGTCGAGCACGCAAGCGACAACATGCCGTGGTACGATGGGCCGACCATCCTCGAGGCACTCAACGACCTGCCGGAGCCCGAACCGCCGACGGACGCCCCGCTCCGGCTGCCGATTCAGGACGTCTACACCATCTCCGGTATCGGGACCGTCCCGGTCGGCCGGATCGAGACTGGCCAGATGTTCCCCGGTGACGACGTGAGCTTCCAGCCCAGCGACGTCGGCGGCGAGGTCAAGACCGTCGAGATGCACCACGAGGAAGTCGACAGCGCGGGCCCCGGCGACAACGTCGGGTTCAACGTCCGTGGCATCGGCAAGGACGACATCCGTCGCGGTGACGTCTGTGGTCCGGCCGACGACCCGCCGACGGTCGCCGAGACCTTCCAGGCCCAGATCGTCGTCATGCAGCACCCGAGCGTAATTACGGCCGGTTACACGCCGGTCTTCCACGCCCACACGGCACAGGTCGCCTGTACGATCGAGTCACTCGACGCGAAGATCGACCCCTCCTCCGGCGAGGTCGCCGAGGAGAACCCTGACTTCATCGAGTCGGGCGACGCCGCGAAGGTGACCATCCGACCGCAAAAGCCCCTCAGCATCGAGGCGGCTGGCGACATCCCCGAACTCGGGAGCTTTGCCATCCGTGACATGGGCCAGACCATCGCGGCCGGACAGGTCCTCAGCGTCGACGAGCGCGAATAA
- a CDS encoding SHOCT domain-containing protein has protein sequence MSGLHRVFEGLTAVFAVATLPAGLLAGMFVGGGAAAIVFIVGWFLLVPVAGILAGSLSDPAEEIERATEIRDLAAGIGDGETNSEDGNADDPLDALRRRYAEGEIDEEALERGLEALLETEDAQATDTDSIRNALDRLDEGETATSRRPEGTERQEPALDVE, from the coding sequence ATGAGTGGACTGCATCGCGTCTTCGAAGGACTCACAGCCGTCTTCGCGGTCGCAACGCTGCCGGCGGGACTGCTCGCCGGGATGTTTGTGGGCGGGGGAGCGGCGGCGATCGTCTTCATCGTCGGTTGGTTCCTGCTGGTTCCCGTCGCCGGCATTCTCGCCGGGAGTCTGAGTGACCCGGCCGAAGAGATCGAGCGAGCGACGGAGATACGGGACCTGGCAGCGGGGATCGGCGACGGCGAGACCAACAGCGAGGACGGGAACGCGGACGACCCGCTGGACGCACTCCGACGTCGATACGCGGAGGGAGAGATCGACGAAGAAGCACTCGAACGGGGGCTCGAAGCATTGCTGGAGACTGAAGACGCACAGGCGACGGACACAGATTCGATCAGAAACGCCCTCGACAGATTGGACGAAGGGGAAACCGCGACGTCCCGTCGACCGGAAGGGACCGAACGCCAGGAGCCGGCGCTCGACGTCGAATGA
- a CDS encoding homoserine dehydrogenase: MDLAIMGTGTVGSSVAELAGEYGHTVTAMANVDAAAIDPDGIDTAAALQRQQSEGQAHLGDADPDDVLAAEYDALVEVTPVTLGDAEPGFSHVEAALERDKHVVLANKGPMAERYADVRALEAESTGEVRFEATVAGAIPVLSTIEDYGPGTMTAVRGVFNGTANFILTRMAAEGLGYEHVLAEAQDLGVAEADPAFDVEGTDAALKCVILANVLAEGDREFSLADATVEGIKDIPGTALELAREDGRTIRLIGEVTGDEIRVSPRLVPEHSELAVSGTTNIVQLETENAGRLNLSGRGAGGPETATAILADVNRLPDR, translated from the coding sequence ATGGACCTCGCGATCATGGGGACGGGGACGGTCGGGAGTTCCGTCGCAGAACTCGCCGGCGAGTACGGACACACGGTCACCGCGATGGCCAACGTCGACGCCGCGGCGATCGACCCCGACGGCATCGACACGGCGGCAGCACTGCAACGCCAGCAATCCGAGGGCCAAGCCCACCTGGGCGACGCCGATCCCGACGATGTCCTGGCTGCCGAGTACGACGCCCTCGTCGAGGTGACGCCCGTCACGCTGGGTGACGCCGAACCGGGCTTCAGCCACGTCGAGGCCGCCCTCGAACGCGACAAACACGTCGTGCTCGCGAACAAGGGGCCGATGGCCGAACGCTACGCCGACGTCCGCGCTCTCGAAGCCGAAAGCACGGGTGAAGTCCGCTTCGAGGCCACCGTCGCGGGTGCGATCCCCGTGCTCTCGACCATCGAAGACTACGGCCCCGGGACGATGACTGCCGTCCGGGGCGTGTTCAACGGGACGGCGAACTTCATCCTCACGCGAATGGCCGCCGAAGGACTGGGCTACGAGCACGTCCTCGCGGAGGCCCAGGACCTGGGTGTCGCCGAGGCCGATCCGGCCTTCGACGTCGAAGGGACCGACGCCGCCCTGAAGTGCGTCATCCTGGCGAACGTCCTCGCTGAGGGCGACCGCGAGTTCTCCCTCGCGGACGCGACCGTCGAGGGGATCAAGGATATCCCCGGCACCGCGCTCGAACTCGCCCGCGAGGACGGTCGGACGATCCGGCTGATCGGCGAGGTCACCGGCGACGAGATCCGGGTGAGTCCGCGACTCGTCCCCGAGCACAGCGAACTCGCCGTCAGCGGGACGACCAATATCGTCCAACTCGAAACCGAAAATGCGGGGCGGCTCAATCTCTCGGGCCGGGGCGCGGGCGGCCCCGAGACCGCGACGGCGATTCTCGCGGACGTCAATCGGCTCCCCGACCGCTGA
- a CDS encoding amino acid-binding protein, which yields MSDPQDEVRAYTVRLELVDEPGELLRALEPIADNGGNLLSIYHERGNMTPRGHIPVEVDLEASPERFDGIVDALRDAGVNVIQAGKERYSEELTVVLVGHLVDTDLSDTLSQLRAENGAVTDISLTAPEGADEVSSARLRLRTEQGAVDDTLEAVRSVADQKDLRVVAPLAPGGEA from the coding sequence ATGAGCGATCCGCAGGACGAAGTCCGGGCGTACACAGTTCGGCTCGAACTCGTCGACGAACCGGGAGAACTCCTCCGGGCGCTGGAACCGATCGCCGACAATGGCGGCAACCTCCTGAGTATCTACCACGAACGCGGGAACATGACTCCCCGGGGTCACATCCCCGTCGAGGTCGATCTCGAAGCGTCGCCCGAGCGCTTCGACGGGATCGTCGACGCGCTCAGAGACGCGGGCGTCAACGTCATCCAGGCCGGCAAGGAACGCTACAGCGAGGAGCTCACTGTCGTCCTCGTCGGCCACCTCGTGGATACGGACCTCTCGGATACGCTCTCGCAACTCCGGGCGGAGAACGGTGCGGTGACTGATATTTCACTCACCGCCCCAGAGGGCGCAGACGAGGTCTCGAGTGCGCGCCTCCGACTCCGGACCGAGCAGGGAGCAGTCGACGACACGCTCGAAGCGGTCCGATCTGTGGCCGACCAGAAAGACCTCCGCGTCGTCGCGCCGCTCGCACCGGGGGGTGAGGCCTGA
- a CDS encoding isochorismate synthase has translation MESVRADTVGTAHDGDALAVRGCQLEDVAPAAVLDAAVRDRPWTAWAGPEETVAATGAAATITATDGDRFERVRRQAAALFADRDVQSSLPTFARPRLFGGFAFHDGDGGHHPEADWTGFPDANFHLPAVSVVERDGRTWLTTAAVGPDAESTAETALDRWREKLADASPPTTSPPGIRIRSEIPDRDAWIAQVEAAVDRIDRGDLLKVVLAGAQTVDLAGSLSAPAALGRLGETYPDCYRFGFAPGNTDAGTFFGATPERLLRRDGRRVQTAALAGSTGRGDTQAEDEWLAEELAESRKDTHEHALVVDAIREQLDDFAESVETGERTVRQLATVQHLQTPIEATLATDVHVLSLVEALHPTPAVGGLPPDEALAAIRDAEAFDRGWYAAPVGWFDAAGDGEFAVGIRSALARDRAATLFAGAGIVADSDPDAEWDEIQLKYRPVLDALR, from the coding sequence ATGGAGTCAGTGCGTGCCGACACTGTTGGAACTGCCCACGACGGCGACGCTCTCGCCGTGCGTGGCTGCCAGCTCGAAGACGTCGCGCCAGCCGCCGTTCTCGACGCGGCCGTCCGCGACCGACCCTGGACGGCCTGGGCCGGCCCCGAAGAGACAGTCGCGGCGACGGGTGCCGCGGCGACGATCACCGCGACGGACGGCGATCGGTTCGAACGCGTTCGCCGGCAGGCGGCGGCCCTCTTCGCAGACCGGGACGTCCAGTCGTCCCTCCCGACGTTCGCTCGCCCGCGGCTGTTCGGTGGGTTCGCGTTCCACGACGGAGACGGGGGCCACCATCCGGAGGCCGACTGGACGGGCTTTCCGGACGCGAACTTTCACCTGCCGGCGGTCTCGGTCGTCGAACGCGACGGCCGGACCTGGCTGACGACGGCTGCCGTCGGCCCGGACGCCGAGAGCACCGCCGAGACAGCCCTCGATCGCTGGCGAGAGAAGTTGGCCGACGCCAGCCCACCGACCACGTCGCCGCCGGGGATCAGGATCCGGTCAGAAATCCCCGATCGCGACGCCTGGATCGCGCAGGTCGAGGCTGCCGTCGACCGGATCGACCGTGGCGACCTCCTGAAAGTCGTCCTGGCCGGCGCACAGACCGTCGACCTCGCGGGATCGCTGTCCGCGCCCGCCGCTCTCGGCCGACTCGGGGAGACCTACCCGGACTGCTATCGCTTCGGGTTCGCGCCCGGGAACACAGACGCGGGGACGTTCTTCGGGGCGACACCCGAGCGTCTACTACGGCGGGACGGTCGCCGAGTGCAGACGGCGGCACTGGCCGGGTCGACCGGGCGCGGCGACACCCAGGCCGAAGACGAGTGGCTCGCCGAGGAACTCGCCGAGAGTCGAAAGGACACCCACGAACACGCGCTCGTCGTCGATGCCATCCGGGAGCAACTCGACGACTTCGCCGAGAGCGTCGAGACCGGCGAGCGCACCGTCAGACAGCTCGCGACCGTCCAGCACCTCCAGACGCCGATCGAGGCGACCCTCGCGACGGACGTCCACGTCCTCTCGCTGGTGGAGGCGCTCCACCCGACGCCGGCGGTCGGGGGACTGCCACCGGACGAGGCGCTGGCGGCGATCCGTGATGCGGAAGCCTTCGACCGCGGGTGGTACGCCGCCCCTGTCGGGTGGTTCGACGCGGCCGGCGACGGCGAGTTCGCGGTCGGCATTCGGTCGGCGCTGGCCCGCGATCGGGCGGCCACACTGTTTGCGGGGGCCGGCATCGTCGCCGACAGCGACCCCGACGCCGAGTGGGACGAGATACAGCTCAAGTACCGGCCGGTCCTCGACGCCCTCCGATGA
- the menD gene encoding 2-succinyl-5-enolpyruvyl-6-hydroxy-3-cyclohexene-1-carboxylic-acid synthase: protein MTAPNRNTLWAETLVDELAAAGVEYACLAPGSRSTPLTTAFAAHDDVEAVSLLDERSAAFFALGRGRQTGAPTAVVTTSGTATANLHPAVMEASEGRVPLVVLTADRPPELQDSGANQTVDQTKLYGSAVRTYKTLPEPAPRPRALRSLRVTAARAVADATGTPAGPVHLDVPFRKPLEPIHVEGDVPEDLGDRAPLAVEGRDGPFVDVTRGTPTLASGERDRVVDALEGADRGLVVAGPASQPTPSRDTLAALARASGFPVLADPLSGHRFGHAEDVPICGGYDSYLDASEAWDWPDPDIVVRFGASPTSKVLRHYLRDGDARQFVVDPAGEWREAEFTASDLLVADPTRLAGALAERIEPGGSAAWRERFERAEDDYWSLVAERTADAHFEGGALSTVAANLPTGSTLVVGNSMPVRELDRFGQPGSTPVRVLGNRGVSGIDGVTSTALGAASAADGPVVAVLGDVSFYHDMNGLLALQRADVDATIVVLNNDGGGIFHMLPIENFDPPFGEFFKTPHGLDFSPVGELYDAEFVRAGSLDAFESLYRESLGASGTQIIEVGFDAAESHRTREAIHEAVQATLS, encoded by the coding sequence ATGACGGCCCCTAACCGCAACACGCTGTGGGCGGAGACGCTCGTCGACGAACTCGCCGCCGCCGGCGTCGAGTACGCCTGTCTCGCGCCGGGGAGCCGCTCGACACCCCTGACGACTGCCTTCGCAGCCCACGACGACGTCGAGGCAGTCTCGCTGCTCGACGAACGCTCGGCCGCCTTCTTCGCGCTCGGCCGGGGTCGCCAGACCGGCGCGCCGACGGCCGTCGTCACGACCTCGGGGACGGCGACGGCGAACCTCCACCCCGCCGTGATGGAAGCGAGCGAGGGCAGGGTGCCGCTTGTCGTTCTGACTGCCGATCGGCCACCGGAACTCCAGGACAGCGGCGCGAACCAGACCGTCGACCAGACGAAACTCTACGGGTCGGCCGTCCGGACGTACAAGACGCTGCCCGAGCCAGCGCCGCGACCGCGGGCGCTCCGCTCGCTTCGAGTGACGGCGGCCCGCGCTGTCGCCGACGCGACCGGGACGCCCGCGGGTCCCGTCCACCTCGACGTCCCCTTCCGGAAGCCACTCGAACCAATCCACGTCGAGGGTGACGTCCCGGAGGACCTCGGCGATCGCGCGCCGCTGGCAGTCGAGGGGCGCGACGGGCCGTTCGTCGACGTCACCCGGGGGACGCCGACGCTCGCTTCCGGGGAACGCGATCGCGTCGTCGACGCCCTCGAGGGGGCCGATCGCGGACTCGTCGTCGCTGGCCCGGCGAGTCAGCCCACGCCGAGCAGGGACACGCTGGCCGCGCTCGCCCGCGCGAGTGGTTTCCCCGTTCTTGCCGATCCACTCTCGGGCCACCGGTTTGGACACGCCGAAGACGTCCCGATCTGTGGCGGGTACGACTCGTATCTCGACGCGAGCGAGGCGTGGGACTGGCCCGACCCCGACATCGTCGTTCGGTTCGGGGCCTCTCCCACCTCGAAGGTTCTCAGACACTATCTCCGGGATGGAGACGCCCGCCAGTTCGTGGTCGATCCGGCCGGCGAGTGGCGCGAGGCCGAGTTCACGGCGAGTGACTTGCTTGTCGCCGATCCCACACGACTCGCTGGGGCGCTGGCCGAGCGAATCGAGCCCGGCGGGAGTGCGGCGTGGCGCGAACGCTTCGAACGCGCCGAGGACGACTACTGGTCGCTGGTCGCAGAACGAACGGCCGACGCTCACTTCGAAGGCGGCGCGCTCTCGACCGTCGCGGCGAATCTCCCGACGGGATCGACCCTTGTCGTCGGCAACAGCATGCCCGTCCGTGAGCTCGACCGGTTCGGCCAGCCGGGATCGACGCCCGTCCGGGTCCTGGGCAATCGCGGCGTGAGCGGGATCGACGGCGTCACCAGTACGGCGCTGGGAGCCGCGAGCGCGGCCGACGGCCCGGTCGTCGCCGTCCTCGGCGATGTGTCGTTCTATCACGACATGAACGGGCTGCTCGCCCTACAGCGAGCAGACGTCGACGCGACGATCGTCGTGCTCAACAACGACGGCGGCGGCATCTTCCACATGCTCCCGATCGAGAACTTCGACCCACCGTTCGGCGAGTTCTTCAAGACACCACACGGCCTGGATTTCTCGCCCGTCGGCGAACTCTACGACGCCGAATTCGTCCGAGCGGGGTCGCTCGACGCATTCGAATCGCTCTATCGAGAGTCCCTTGGTGCGTCCGGCACACAGATCATCGAAGTCGGCTTCGACGCGGCGGAGAGCCACCGCACCCGGGAAGCGATCCACGAGGCAGTCCAGGCTACGCTGTCCTGA